The following DNA comes from Anastrepha obliqua isolate idAnaObli1 chromosome 1, idAnaObli1_1.0, whole genome shotgun sequence.
ATATTTATTGGTGATAAAAATTCACGAACAGAAAATTATAAGAACTTTTTAGTTGACTTACTTCGATCGAAGGGTTGTAAGAGAGTCCTTGATGTGGCATGCGGTACAGGGTAAGTTCACCCTAAAATAATCAAGATAAATTTAGGTACCAAAATCCtccataactcgaacaaaaatttgtatattttaatgaatCTCGGTACATATTACTGCTTATCCAAGGTAAATTGGTATTAAAACTGGGCGAAATCGGTCAATATTCACCCATGCAacagaaacatttttcaaatatcgtTAAAGTAATAAGCCCAAAAAAGAAAtgcgatgaaaaaaaaattttgcaatatggGTGGTGTCGCACCCATTTTTGGCTAAATGCATGTATTTCGACAACGACTTAATAAATCCGGCCCGCACTTGATGCGTGTATTGCTTCCTACCTCAGTTAGTCTCGAcataaatattagtaaaaaagttggtTAAAAACCACGCCCACTTTGTATATATTAAGCCCAAAATTCCTTTAATTCCTCTGATGTTTTTCCTCCCTTGGATTGACATGATAACCGCTTTAGCGACTTTGGTCGAGTTTAGCAAAGtgagtcgtttctttctcgtgcgaaccggcgccagttggacacacaaaGTGAAGAAAAGTAAACAAGTAAAGAAGTACTAAATTCGGTTCGGAACGAGCTTTATATAaccgcgcacattttagtaggATCAGAGAGCCCACCTGATCTCTCTGATCAGATCTCTCAGAGAGATCAGGTGGGCTCTCTGATcctactaaaatgtgcgcggtTATATAAAGCTCGTTCCGGACCGAATTTAGTACTTCtttacttgtttatttattataattgtaCATATGaaggggcgcaaaattaatcacccaatcggaagatttataatttttgcaattggtGTTgtgcgtcaatcatatttgacacttgtgaactcgaCAACAAATAGACAAGAAATGAGTcgcttaaaaatcaaaataaatctttccatcactaaaaataatttcttgtttttatttagtaaaaaacaaattattgacaAACAAAagtgatgattaattttgcgccgccttgtatATCTGTAATTACGCTGATTTCACTTATGAAGTAATGTTCTAATCTATATTTAGCGTGGATTCGATTATGCTAGTTGAGGAAGGCTACGAAGTGGTTTCAGTGGACGCCTCTgacaaaatgttgaaatatgCATTGAAGGAGCGTTGGGATCGCCGCAAAGAACCAGCGTTTGACAAGTGGAGTAAGTCGCATGAACACTTCTCATCATTTTGAGACTTACAAGATTTTTATGGTAATTTTAACACAGTTATAGAAGAAGCTAACTGGCTAACTCTGTACGATGATATAAAGCCTATTGTTGGGGAAGGATTTGACGCTGTTATCTGCTTAGGAAATTCTTTCGCCCATCTTATGGATAGTAGCGGAGATCAACGCGAACATAAGCTGGCCATAAGAAACTTCGAAAAGTGTCTCAAACATGGTGGCATTCTAATTATTGATCATCGCAACTACGACAACATTCTGGAGACGGGAGAGACGCCAGCCAAAAGTATTTACTATAATGTAAGTATACTTGTATGTAGACTCAGTAGATGTGGTACACTTTTATACTTAacttgtttcaatattttttttttgtttggtgttgGAATaccaaagcattaaaaaattacaataaaaagagCCAATTGGAGCTCTTAAGGAGGTCGGCTTCACAAAAGCTTTGAACCAGTTATGAATTCTTCCACATTTATGTTCGAAAGTAAAgaatactttaaattttatattttttgcaagtttATGAAAATTCGTAACCTTTACTAATTcgaaagttttaaaattcataaaagtcTTTTTTAGCAAATCTTCTCTCTTTTATTTGGCactaccttctactcaaatatgaacgagacgttatcaataaaagggtccgcggatgacatatggcaaaaataaatattttgttttttggtaggactgttataagcttacatggcaaatttcagcgtgatatgtcacatagtttgttttctgtgctactgtaaacaagt
Coding sequences within:
- the LOC129235731 gene encoding glycine N-methyltransferase, which encodes MSTSADSVFVARSAGISAEGVPDQYADGKAAKVWEIFIGDKNSRTENYKNFLVDLLRSKGCKRVLDVACGTGVDSIMLVEEGYEVVSVDASDKMLKYALKERWDRRKEPAFDKWIIEEANWLTLYDDIKPIVGEGFDAVICLGNSFAHLMDSSGDQREHKLAIRNFEKCLKHGGILIIDHRNYDNILETGETPAKSIYYNTSHTADIKTSVLFYCGKPAMVTLDYHIVGNNLSSDFRLSYHPHPLQNFTKILKEIFGEKSKHKLYGDFKEIHMEKRPAFYIHLIEKQ